In one window of Nocardia brasiliensis DNA:
- a CDS encoding cytochrome P450: protein MTASAEVRRYPFGEPFRLDMDPLYAKLRREEPITRVELPYGGAGWLVTRYDDVKLVLADQRFSRAAAVDREDIPRATPEPARPNSLLSMDPPEHSRLRKLVAKAFTGRRVELLRPRAQQIVDERLAEMARLGPPADLVQQLALPLPVTVICEMLGVPPRDQHRFRDFSDTVLSTTAYTREQIAAARVNLEAYLAELVAQRRAEPSDDLLGALVAARDDEDRLTEDELVNLGIGLLIAGHETTANQLANFTYVLLTNPDQWEMLCARPDAVPGAIEELLRYVQLGSGGSSPRIATEDIELCGVTVRAGEAVFVNTQAANRDESVFADPETLDLDRRHNPHLAFGHGVHHCLGAQLARVELQVALGSLLRKFPTLRLAVPIEDVPWKSGLLVRGPKALPVSW, encoded by the coding sequence ATGACCGCGAGTGCCGAGGTTCGCCGATACCCCTTCGGTGAACCGTTCCGTCTCGACATGGACCCGCTCTACGCGAAGTTGCGCCGCGAGGAGCCGATCACCCGCGTCGAGCTGCCCTACGGCGGTGCGGGCTGGCTGGTCACCCGCTACGACGACGTCAAACTCGTGCTCGCCGATCAGCGCTTCAGCCGGGCCGCGGCGGTGGACCGCGAGGACATCCCGCGCGCGACCCCGGAACCCGCCCGCCCCAACTCGTTGCTCAGCATGGACCCGCCCGAGCACAGCAGGCTGCGCAAGCTGGTGGCCAAGGCGTTCACCGGCCGCCGGGTCGAGCTGCTGCGGCCGCGCGCACAGCAGATCGTGGACGAGCGCCTTGCCGAGATGGCACGGCTCGGCCCGCCCGCCGATCTGGTCCAGCAGCTCGCGCTGCCCCTGCCGGTCACCGTGATCTGCGAAATGCTCGGTGTGCCACCGCGAGACCAGCATCGGTTCCGCGACTTCTCCGACACCGTGCTGTCCACCACCGCCTACACGCGCGAGCAGATCGCCGCCGCGCGGGTGAATCTGGAGGCCTACCTCGCCGAGTTGGTGGCCCAGCGCCGGGCCGAGCCGTCCGACGATCTGCTCGGCGCGCTGGTCGCCGCCCGCGACGACGAGGACCGCCTGACCGAGGACGAACTGGTCAACCTCGGTATCGGCCTGTTGATCGCGGGCCACGAGACGACGGCCAACCAGCTGGCGAACTTCACCTACGTCCTGCTCACCAACCCGGACCAGTGGGAAATGCTGTGCGCCAGACCGGATGCGGTGCCGGGCGCGATCGAGGAACTGCTGCGCTACGTCCAATTGGGTTCCGGCGGTTCCTCGCCCAGGATCGCCACCGAGGACATCGAGCTGTGCGGCGTCACCGTCCGGGCGGGGGAGGCGGTGTTCGTGAACACCCAGGCCGCCAACCGCGACGAGTCCGTGTTCGCCGACCCGGAGACCCTCGATCTGGACCGGCGGCACAATCCGCACCTGGCGTTCGGGCACGGCGTGCACCACTGCCTCGGCGCGCAACTGGCCAGGGTCGAGCTGCAGGTGGCGCTAGGCTCGTTGCTGCGGAAGTTCCCGACCCTGCGCCTCGCGGTGCCGATCGAGGACGTGCCGTGGAAATCCGGCCTCCTGGTGCGGGGGCCGAAGGCGCTACCGGTGAGCTGGTGA
- a CDS encoding TetR family transcriptional regulator yields MTSDDQPVGRKKDAAGTRAAILNAAQELFAERGYERATVRDIAARAEVNQALLFRYFGNKDELFRAALADRERRVLEQGSAEGLLARVLARVLEAEGAPARGNWLQAALRSSGHDEGASAIRRELGDDYVRALSSLSDEPDAELLADLVLAWVLGIGLMRSVHRREPLASADAEVVARHVLRAAQVLLTRVEVNFPPP; encoded by the coding sequence ATGACCAGTGACGACCAGCCGGTCGGCCGCAAGAAGGACGCGGCGGGCACGCGGGCCGCGATCCTGAACGCGGCCCAGGAGCTGTTCGCCGAGCGCGGATACGAGCGCGCCACGGTGCGCGATATCGCGGCGCGCGCCGAGGTGAATCAGGCTCTGCTGTTCCGGTATTTCGGCAACAAGGACGAGCTGTTCCGGGCCGCGCTCGCCGATCGCGAGCGCCGGGTGCTCGAGCAGGGCTCGGCCGAGGGACTGCTCGCCAGGGTGCTCGCCCGGGTGCTGGAGGCCGAAGGCGCCCCGGCCCGCGGCAATTGGTTGCAGGCGGCGCTGCGCTCGAGCGGCCACGACGAGGGCGCCTCAGCGATCCGGCGCGAACTGGGCGACGACTACGTGCGCGCGCTGTCCTCATTGAGCGACGAGCCGGACGCGGAGCTACTGGCCGACCTGGTGCTGGCCTGGGTGCTCGGCATCGGGTTGATGCGTTCGGTGCACCGGCGCGAACCGTTGGCGAGCGCCGATGCCGAGGTGGTTGCCCGGCATGTGCTGCGCGCCGCGCAGGTGCTGTTGACCCGGGTCGAGGTGAATTTCCCTCCGCCGTAA
- a CDS encoding alpha/beta hydrolase produces the protein MALTKSLTYAAGVLLACAVVSVLAIRPAAAQARLVAEVPLAETISRIDVYSPAMDRVVSNRVIRAAGGPAPTLYLLTGIGGGEDGISWWDDTDVREFFADKHVNVVMPVGGKFSLYTDWVADDPVIGRNKWQTYLTGELPGVLDARLGSTGRNAIVGVSMSAGSAVDLAIQSGGHYSAVAALSGCPWTADALGTAMINAQVGRGGANTANMWGAPGDPIWRAHDAFANAGALAGKTIYLSAATGAPGAIDQGGLPFPPVEAIASACTAAFAARLTQLGLPVMHVNRPEGAHTWGQFETDLHDAWPHLARAIGA, from the coding sequence ATGGCGTTGACAAAGTCGTTGACCTACGCGGCCGGGGTGCTGCTCGCGTGTGCCGTGGTGTCGGTACTGGCCATCCGGCCCGCCGCGGCGCAGGCCCGCCTGGTGGCGGAGGTGCCGCTGGCCGAGACCATCTCACGGATCGACGTCTACTCCCCCGCGATGGATCGGGTGGTGAGCAACCGTGTGATCCGCGCCGCGGGTGGGCCGGCGCCCACCCTGTACCTGCTCACCGGCATCGGCGGCGGCGAGGACGGCATCTCCTGGTGGGACGACACCGACGTGCGGGAGTTCTTCGCGGACAAGCACGTCAACGTGGTGATGCCGGTGGGCGGCAAGTTCAGTCTGTACACCGACTGGGTGGCCGACGATCCGGTGATCGGCCGCAACAAGTGGCAGACCTACCTCACCGGGGAACTGCCCGGCGTACTCGACGCGCGGCTCGGCAGCACCGGGCGCAACGCGATCGTCGGGGTCTCGATGAGCGCGGGCTCCGCGGTCGATCTCGCGATCCAGTCCGGCGGCCACTACAGCGCGGTCGCGGCCCTCAGCGGCTGCCCGTGGACCGCCGACGCGCTCGGCACCGCGATGATCAACGCGCAGGTGGGACGCGGCGGCGCGAACACCGCCAACATGTGGGGCGCGCCCGGCGACCCGATCTGGCGGGCGCACGACGCCTTCGCCAACGCGGGCGCGCTCGCCGGGAAGACGATCTATCTGTCCGCCGCCACCGGAGCGCCGGGCGCGATCGACCAGGGCGGGCTGCCCTTCCCGCCGGTCGAGGCGATCGCGAGCGCCTGCACCGCGGCCTTCGCGGCCCGGCTGACCCAGCTCGGCCTGCCGGTGATGCACGTCAACCGACCGGAGGGCGCGCACACCTGGGGGCAGTTCGAGACCGACCTGCACGACGCGTGGCCGCACCTGGCGCGCGCCATCGGCGCCTGA
- a CDS encoding methylated-DNA--[protein]-cysteine S-methyltransferase: MNTAARTVHASALGNLRLAAGPAGLTRVAFTDAPAAAPSAENSCALEYLLAATRQIDAYLAGSRREFTVPLDRSALSSFDRDVLCALEDSTPYGHTTTYGALARALGRGPADARKIGGALARNPLLLLIPCHRVLGADGALTGYAGGLPAKRALLDLESADLRLPLAI, from the coding sequence ATGAACACCGCCGCCCGCACCGTGCACGCCTCGGCCCTGGGCAATCTGCGTCTGGCCGCCGGGCCCGCGGGCCTGACCCGCGTGGCGTTCACCGACGCGCCCGCGGCCGCGCCGAGCGCCGAGAACTCCTGCGCGCTGGAGTATCTGCTCGCCGCGACCCGTCAGATCGATGCCTACCTGGCGGGCAGCCGCCGCGAATTCACCGTTCCTCTAGACCGTTCCGCGTTGAGCTCCTTCGATCGCGACGTGCTGTGCGCGCTCGAGGACAGCACCCCGTACGGCCACACCACCACCTACGGCGCGCTCGCCCGCGCGCTCGGTCGCGGGCCCGCCGACGCGCGCAAGATCGGTGGCGCGCTCGCCAGAAATCCGCTGCTGCTGCTCATCCCGTGTCATCGGGTCCTCGGCGCGGACGGCGCGCTCACCGGTTACGCGGGCGGGCTGCCCGCGAAACGCGCGCTGCTCGACCTCGAATCCGCCGATCTGCGCCTGCCTCTGGCGATCTGA
- a CDS encoding Ada metal-binding domain-containing protein: MYTLLDAAGRPYRSPTPGRYGGHRRGKLYGRLDCPSALRALARGAYRAHRVFFADEATAIGAGYRPCAVCLPERYAAWKALRQHDSA, translated from the coding sequence ATGTACACGCTGCTCGACGCCGCGGGCCGGCCGTACCGCAGCCCGACGCCGGGGCGGTACGGCGGCCATCGCCGCGGCAAGCTCTACGGACGGCTGGACTGCCCGTCCGCGCTGCGCGCGCTCGCGCGCGGTGCGTATCGCGCGCACCGGGTGTTCTTCGCCGACGAGGCGACCGCGATCGGCGCGGGCTATCGACCGTGCGCGGTCTGCCTGCCCGAGCGGTACGCGGCGTGGAAGGCGCTGCGGCAGCACGACTCCGCGTGA
- a CDS encoding 2OG-Fe(II) oxygenase, which yields MTNTNTLAALTDRVAAQPWPDLIAELDAYGCAQTGPLLTPAECAEFSAMWDDLKRFRATIDMGRYRFGQGTYRYFADPVPAPIMALRAAFYRKLLPVARSWAERLGDPAPWPDDFEEWLADCHAAGQTKPTPILLRYTAGDWNALHRDLYGDLVFPLQVVLGLDRAGLDHTGGEFLLVEQRPRAQSKATVTVLEQGHGLIFTTRDRPTPSSRGWSRAPVRHGVSRIRSGVRHTVGLVLHDAR from the coding sequence ATGACGAACACGAATACCCTTGCCGCGCTGACCGACCGAGTGGCCGCGCAACCCTGGCCCGACCTCATCGCGGAACTCGACGCATACGGCTGCGCCCAGACCGGGCCACTGCTGACCCCGGCCGAATGCGCCGAATTCAGCGCCATGTGGGACGACCTGAAGCGCTTCCGCGCGACCATCGACATGGGCCGCTACCGCTTCGGCCAGGGCACCTACCGCTACTTCGCCGACCCGGTGCCCGCGCCGATCATGGCGCTACGCGCGGCCTTCTACCGAAAGTTGTTGCCCGTGGCCCGTTCCTGGGCCGAGCGACTGGGTGATCCGGCGCCGTGGCCCGACGACTTCGAGGAGTGGCTCGCGGACTGCCATGCGGCGGGACAGACCAAGCCGACCCCGATCCTGTTGCGCTACACCGCGGGTGACTGGAACGCGCTGCACCGCGACCTCTACGGCGACCTGGTCTTCCCGTTGCAGGTCGTGCTCGGCCTCGACCGCGCCGGCCTCGATCACACCGGCGGGGAGTTCCTGCTCGTCGAGCAACGCCCACGCGCCCAGTCGAAGGCCACGGTCACCGTGCTAGAGCAGGGCCACGGCCTGATCTTCACCACCCGTGACCGTCCGACGCCGTCGAGCCGCGGCTGGTCCCGCGCGCCGGTCCGGCACGGCGTCAGCCGAATTCGCAGCGGAGTCCGGCACACGGTGGGCCTGGTCCTGCACGACGCGCGTTAG
- a CDS encoding methylated-DNA--[protein]-cysteine S-methyltransferase, translated as MATIDRGDPDGLFDGLASGSAELLATLRGRLAEQAQDAGLLDVAYRTVDTPVGTLLLAATPTGLVRVAYPNENHDAVLSLLAERVSPRVLAAPARLDTAARELDEYFAGARTRFDLRLDLRLTAGFRRQVIEHLSAIGYGRRESYAEVAAAVGNPRAVRAVGSACAHNPLPVVIPCHRVVRSDGSIGQYVGGSAAKSTLLTLEAA; from the coding sequence ATGGCCACCATCGACCGTGGCGACCCGGACGGCCTGTTCGACGGCCTCGCGTCCGGCAGCGCCGAGCTGCTGGCGACGCTGCGCGGACGGCTGGCCGAGCAGGCGCAGGACGCGGGCCTGCTCGACGTCGCCTATCGCACCGTGGACACCCCCGTCGGCACGCTGCTGCTCGCGGCGACGCCGACCGGACTGGTGCGGGTCGCCTACCCCAACGAGAACCACGACGCGGTGCTGTCGCTGCTCGCCGAGCGGGTCAGCCCCCGGGTGCTCGCGGCCCCGGCCCGGCTCGACACCGCGGCCCGCGAGCTCGACGAGTACTTCGCGGGCGCGCGCACCCGGTTCGACCTGCGGCTGGACCTGCGGCTGACGGCCGGCTTCCGGCGCCAGGTGATCGAGCATCTGAGCGCGATCGGCTACGGCCGCAGGGAAAGCTATGCCGAGGTCGCGGCCGCGGTCGGCAATCCGCGCGCGGTGCGCGCGGTCGGCTCGGCCTGCGCGCACAACCCGTTGCCCGTGGTGATCCCGTGCCACCGGGTGGTCCGCAGTGACGGCTCGATCGGCCAGTACGTCGGCGGCAGTGCCGCCAAGTCCACGCTGCTCACCCTCGAAGCCGCATGA
- a CDS encoding RNA polymerase sigma factor, translated as MPPFEEVVAEYGPMVLRVCRAVLGPTDAADAWSETFLSALRAYPDLDADANIEAWLVTIAHRRAIDVGRALTRAPVPAPTLPERPAASPDPADYDPDLWAALKALPPKQRQAVAYHYLAGLPYAEIAVLLGNSTDAARRAAADGLKSLRTLYPKDET; from the coding sequence TTGCCTCCGTTCGAGGAAGTGGTGGCCGAGTACGGCCCGATGGTGTTGCGCGTCTGCCGGGCGGTGCTCGGCCCGACGGACGCGGCCGACGCGTGGTCGGAGACGTTTCTTTCCGCGCTGCGCGCCTACCCCGACCTGGACGCCGACGCGAACATCGAGGCATGGCTGGTCACCATCGCGCATCGGCGCGCGATCGACGTCGGCCGCGCACTGACCCGCGCGCCCGTTCCGGCGCCGACCCTGCCCGAGCGCCCCGCCGCGAGCCCCGACCCGGCGGATTACGACCCCGACCTGTGGGCCGCCTTGAAAGCGTTGCCGCCCAAGCAACGTCAGGCGGTCGCCTACCACTACCTGGCAGGCCTGCCTTACGCCGAGATCGCCGTGCTGCTCGGCAATTCCACCGACGCCGCCCGCCGTGCCGCCGCGGACGGCCTCAAATCGCTGCGCACGCTCTACCCGAAGGATGAGACATGA
- the recD gene encoding exodeoxyribonuclease V subunit alpha — MTSIQLAQRGTGLLRTFNEAGVLSAADVHVAVRLGRLGREQNGEVLFAAALAVRAVRSGSVCLELHRMREIGIDADETWDTGERIDPATLPWPDIEAVVSALRASPLVTGGPAGPLRPLRLVESPGGDSGPLLYLDRYYQQEQTVRRVLTERSGDHPVVDPNIVRRELDRLFDAPVDGAPDRQRLAAALAATHWTTVVAGGPGTGKTHTIARIIGLLDAHRKANPKLPALRIALAAPTGKAAARLQEAVREQADALGLPDLTAATLHRLLGWQRGRTTRFKYHEFNRLPYDVIVVDETSMVSLTMMSRLFAALRPDTRLVLVGDPDQLASVDAGAVLADLVAGPVAGTPNPVLDQILGPDSPESAAPHQHPAALSALERTRLRGGIVRLTRGRRFGGRIADLAVAVRAGDAETALDLLRAGGDELSLSAPDEMAAVRADVVRAARAVTAAALDGDAAGALTALESHRLLCAHRQGPFGVERWDRLAAEWAAAGGAGPESQHAPWYPGQPLLVTANDHEARIYNGDTGVVVRMPDGSLRAALQRGSEPYLVHPTQFPAVVTVFAMTIHRSQGSQYDTVSVVLPEPESTLLTRELLYTAITRARGHVRVIGTDESIRAGIARRVLRASGLSRPGGADGR; from the coding sequence ATGACCTCGATCCAGTTGGCGCAGCGGGGAACCGGGCTGTTGCGCACGTTCAACGAGGCGGGCGTGCTGTCGGCCGCGGACGTGCACGTCGCGGTGCGGCTCGGCCGTCTGGGGCGCGAACAGAACGGCGAGGTGCTGTTCGCGGCGGCACTGGCGGTGCGCGCGGTGCGGTCCGGCTCGGTGTGCCTCGAGCTGCACCGGATGCGCGAGATCGGCATCGATGCCGACGAGACCTGGGACACCGGTGAACGGATCGACCCGGCGACCTTGCCGTGGCCCGATATCGAGGCGGTGGTCTCCGCGCTGCGGGCGAGCCCGCTGGTGACCGGCGGGCCCGCCGGCCCCTTGCGTCCGCTGCGGCTGGTCGAGTCACCGGGCGGTGATTCGGGCCCGCTGCTCTATCTCGATCGGTACTACCAGCAGGAACAGACGGTGCGCCGGGTGCTCACCGAGCGCAGCGGCGATCATCCGGTGGTCGACCCGAACATCGTTCGGCGCGAACTGGATCGGCTGTTCGACGCTCCGGTGGACGGGGCGCCGGACCGGCAGCGGCTGGCCGCCGCGCTCGCCGCGACGCACTGGACCACCGTGGTGGCGGGCGGTCCCGGCACCGGCAAGACGCACACCATCGCGCGCATCATCGGCCTGCTCGACGCGCATCGCAAAGCCAATCCCAAACTGCCCGCGTTGCGTATCGCGCTGGCCGCGCCGACGGGCAAGGCGGCGGCCCGGTTGCAGGAGGCGGTGCGCGAACAAGCCGACGCGCTCGGGCTGCCCGATCTCACCGCGGCCACCCTGCACCGGCTGCTCGGCTGGCAGCGCGGGCGCACCACCCGGTTCAAGTATCACGAATTCAACCGCCTGCCCTACGACGTGATCGTCGTCGACGAGACCTCGATGGTGTCGCTGACCATGATGAGCAGGTTGTTCGCCGCGCTGCGCCCGGACACCAGGCTGGTGCTCGTCGGTGACCCGGACCAGCTGGCCTCGGTGGACGCGGGCGCGGTGCTCGCCGACCTCGTCGCTGGGCCGGTCGCCGGGACGCCCAATCCGGTGCTCGATCAGATCCTCGGTCCGGACTCGCCGGAATCGGCCGCGCCGCACCAGCATCCGGCCGCGCTGAGCGCGCTCGAACGCACCCGCCTGCGCGGCGGCATCGTCCGGCTGACCCGTGGTCGCCGCTTCGGCGGCCGCATCGCCGACCTCGCGGTCGCGGTGCGCGCAGGCGACGCCGAGACCGCGCTCGACCTGCTCCGCGCGGGCGGGGACGAGCTCTCGCTCAGCGCGCCCGACGAAATGGCCGCCGTGCGTGCCGATGTCGTGCGCGCGGCCCGCGCGGTGACGGCCGCCGCGCTCGACGGCGACGCGGCGGGCGCGCTCACCGCGCTGGAATCCCATCGCCTGCTGTGCGCGCACCGGCAGGGTCCGTTCGGCGTCGAGCGCTGGGATCGGTTGGCCGCGGAATGGGCGGCCGCGGGCGGCGCCGGGCCCGAATCCCAGCACGCGCCTTGGTATCCCGGGCAGCCGCTGCTCGTCACCGCGAACGACCACGAGGCCCGCATCTACAACGGCGACACGGGTGTGGTGGTGCGCATGCCCGACGGCTCGCTACGTGCCGCGCTGCAGCGCGGCAGCGAGCCCTATCTGGTGCACCCGACCCAATTCCCGGCGGTGGTCACCGTGTTCGCCATGACCATCCACCGCAGTCAGGGCAGTCAGTACGACACCGTGTCGGTGGTGCTGCCCGAACCCGAGTCCACCCTGTTGACCAGGGAACTGCTCTACACCGCGATCACCCGCGCGCGCGGGCACGTGCGTGTCATCGGCACCGACGAGTCGATCAGGGCCGGTATCGCCCGCCGCGTGCTGCGCGCCAGCGGGTTGTCCAGGCCGGGCGGAGCGGACGGGCGATGA
- a CDS encoding UvrD-helicase domain-containing protein: MTVQDTSFVVPEVDGPDAFEPYGPLPTGTTVLEASAGTGKTHAIVGLAVRYVAEAGIDISELLLVTFSRAATQELRERTRDRFVLVAAGLADPELARAHADDLIRQLAQADPDEVRRRRARLLAALSDFDAGTIATTHSFCQRMLDELGLAGEHDPGARLVESVDELVATVADDLYLHRYARGEPPFTVKEAHILALAAVRDRHAVLVPAGASASGERVAFATAVRAETERRKRLAGLRDFDDLLVLLHDVLADPEHGPRACRRIRARYRVALVDEFQDTDPLQWDILRRAFHGHTTMVLVGDPKQAIYAFRGAEVLSYLDAVAHADTRKELTTNWRSDAGLIAALDHLQGGAALGHKEINVYPVAATRPWSRLSGPQELRTPLRVRCLTRTGAGPLNKSGFPAVGRMRAKVADDLAADIVRLLESGMLLVTAPHRPKTSNAPARQPDTADSADDAEPPQHRLIGPGDIAVLVRTRSQIDVVRAALDRVGVASVLAGGTSVFATSSATDWLWVLRALEQPHRADRVRLAACTPLIGVTAAEIDSGGADLVGRVSAQLRDAARLFARAGFAAVFEKISAEADLAQRLLAVENGERQLTDLRHVAQLLDQVALTESLGLTALSRWLADRVRDPASGTVADRSRRLDRDAAAVQIATVHASKGLEFPIVYLPFAWDNAKNPYPATLLFHDDDGARVLDVGGPDAPGYAERKLRSETEEAGEELRLLYVALTRAMCQVVAWWAPAITTAASPLHRMVLGRPDGGDVVPPRAAVPADAVAPGLLSAWAAGAAAAVSVTAVAGAEDVAIRRVRTEQVTGELATARFDRTLDQQWRRTSYSALTAAAHGPAAVEALEPEDSRGLGDEPDGAPVEALAEVFGGAPSLMNALPYGAEFGTLVHGVLELIDTDTPDLAAEVRTRCRAVIGEIMAEVDPEVLATALLAVLRTPLGIGALADISSRDRLNELEFELPLAGGDAPSATSATLRRIAELLGTHLPSGDVLFDYAEHLATLEDLPLRGYLTGSIDAVLRVADGADTRYVIVDYKTNRLGTGDLTVEHYTRERMAAEMIRSHYPLQALLYSVALHRYLRWRLPGYDPARHLGGARYLFVRGMVGPETPPGHGVFDWDPPASLIVALSALLAGDVR; encoded by the coding sequence GTGACCGTGCAAGACACCTCGTTCGTGGTGCCCGAGGTCGACGGGCCCGATGCCTTCGAGCCATACGGCCCGCTGCCCACCGGGACGACCGTGCTCGAGGCCAGCGCCGGGACGGGCAAGACACACGCCATCGTCGGGCTCGCGGTGCGGTACGTGGCCGAGGCGGGCATCGACATCTCCGAATTGCTGCTCGTCACGTTCAGCCGGGCCGCGACCCAGGAGCTGCGCGAGCGGACCAGGGATCGGTTCGTGCTGGTGGCAGCGGGTTTGGCGGACCCGGAACTGGCGCGCGCGCACGCCGACGACCTGATTCGCCAGCTGGCGCAGGCCGATCCGGACGAGGTGCGGCGCCGCCGCGCCCGCCTGCTGGCCGCGCTGTCGGATTTCGACGCGGGCACCATCGCGACCACGCACAGCTTCTGTCAGCGGATGCTCGACGAGCTCGGCCTCGCGGGGGAGCACGACCCCGGCGCGCGGCTGGTCGAATCCGTCGACGAGTTGGTCGCCACCGTGGCCGACGACCTGTACCTGCATCGGTACGCCCGCGGCGAACCGCCGTTCACGGTCAAGGAGGCGCACATTCTCGCGCTGGCCGCGGTGCGGGATCGCCACGCCGTGCTGGTGCCCGCCGGTGCGTCCGCGTCGGGCGAACGGGTGGCGTTCGCGACCGCGGTGCGGGCCGAAACCGAACGCCGCAAGCGCCTGGCCGGGCTGCGCGATTTCGACGATCTGCTGGTGCTGCTGCACGACGTGCTCGCCGATCCCGAGCACGGGCCGCGCGCCTGCCGTCGCATCAGGGCGCGCTACCGGGTCGCGCTGGTCGACGAGTTCCAGGACACCGACCCGCTGCAGTGGGACATCCTGCGCCGGGCCTTTCACGGCCACACCACGATGGTGCTCGTCGGTGACCCGAAGCAGGCCATCTACGCCTTCCGCGGCGCGGAGGTGCTCAGCTACCTGGACGCGGTCGCGCACGCCGACACGCGCAAGGAGCTCACCACCAATTGGCGCAGCGACGCCGGGCTGATCGCCGCGCTGGACCACCTGCAAGGCGGTGCGGCGTTGGGGCACAAGGAGATCAACGTCTACCCGGTCGCCGCCACCCGGCCGTGGTCGCGGCTGAGCGGGCCGCAGGAGCTGCGCACCCCGCTGCGCGTGCGCTGCCTCACCCGCACCGGTGCGGGCCCGCTGAACAAGTCCGGGTTCCCGGCGGTCGGCCGGATGCGGGCGAAGGTGGCCGACGACCTGGCCGCCGATATCGTCCGGCTGCTCGAGTCCGGGATGCTGCTGGTCACCGCGCCGCACCGTCCCAAGACTTCGAATGCCCCTGCGCGGCAGCCGGATACGGCGGACAGCGCCGATGACGCCGAACCGCCGCAGCACCGGCTGATCGGTCCGGGTGATATCGCCGTGCTGGTCCGGACCCGTTCGCAGATCGATGTGGTGCGCGCGGCGCTGGACCGGGTCGGCGTCGCCTCGGTGCTCGCCGGTGGCACCAGCGTGTTCGCGACAAGCAGCGCCACCGACTGGCTGTGGGTGCTGCGCGCACTCGAACAGCCGCACCGCGCCGACCGGGTGCGCCTGGCCGCGTGTACCCCGTTGATCGGTGTCACCGCCGCCGAGATCGACAGCGGCGGTGCGGATCTGGTCGGCCGGGTGAGCGCGCAGCTGCGCGACGCGGCCCGTTTGTTCGCGCGCGCGGGGTTCGCGGCCGTCTTCGAGAAGATCTCGGCCGAGGCGGATCTGGCGCAGCGGCTGCTCGCGGTGGAGAACGGCGAACGTCAGCTCACCGATCTGCGCCACGTCGCGCAGTTGCTCGATCAGGTGGCGCTCACCGAGTCGCTCGGGCTCACCGCGCTGTCCCGCTGGCTGGCCGACCGGGTGCGCGATCCCGCCTCCGGCACGGTCGCCGACCGCAGCCGCAGGCTCGACCGGGACGCCGCGGCCGTGCAGATCGCCACCGTGCACGCCAGCAAGGGGCTCGAATTCCCGATCGTCTATTTGCCTTTCGCCTGGGACAACGCGAAGAACCCCTACCCGGCGACGCTGCTGTTCCACGACGACGACGGGGCGCGCGTGCTCGATGTCGGCGGGCCGGACGCGCCCGGCTACGCCGAACGCAAGCTGCGCAGCGAAACCGAGGAGGCGGGCGAGGAGCTCCGCCTGCTGTATGTCGCGTTGACCAGGGCCATGTGCCAGGTCGTCGCGTGGTGGGCGCCCGCGATCACCACGGCCGCCTCGCCGCTGCACCGGATGGTGCTCGGCAGGCCCGACGGCGGCGACGTCGTGCCGCCACGGGCCGCGGTCCCCGCGGATGCCGTTGCGCCGGGGCTGCTTTCGGCGTGGGCCGCGGGCGCGGCGGCCGCGGTCTCGGTGACCGCGGTGGCCGGGGCCGAGGATGTGGCGATCCGCCGAGTGCGGACCGAGCAGGTCACCGGCGAGCTCGCCACCGCGCGGTTCGACCGCACCCTCGACCAACAGTGGCGCCGGACTTCGTATTCGGCGCTGACCGCCGCCGCACACGGTCCGGCCGCGGTCGAGGCGCTCGAGCCCGAGGACAGCCGCGGCCTCGGCGACGAGCCGGACGGCGCACCGGTCGAGGCGCTCGCCGAGGTGTTCGGTGGCGCGCCGTCACTGATGAACGCCCTGCCCTACGGCGCGGAGTTCGGCACGCTGGTGCACGGCGTGCTGGAGCTGATCGACACCGACACACCGGATCTGGCCGCCGAGGTGCGCACGCGGTGTCGTGCCGTGATCGGTGAGATCATGGCCGAAGTGGACCCAGAGGTGCTCGCAACCGCGCTGCTCGCCGTGCTGCGCACCCCGCTGGGCATCGGCGCGCTCGCCGACATCTCCAGCCGGGATCGGTTGAACGAGCTGGAATTCGAGTTGCCACTGGCGGGCGGTGACGCGCCGAGCGCCACGTCGGCCACGCTGCGCCGGATCGCCGAGCTGCTAGGTACCCATTTGCCTTCCGGTGATGTCCTTTTCGACTACGCCGAGCACCTGGCCACCCTGGAGGACCTGCCGCTGCGCGGCTACCTCACCGGCAGCATCGACGCCGTCCTTCGGGTCGCCGACGGCGCCGACACCCGCTACGTGATCGTCGACTACAAGACCAACCGGCTCGGCACCGGCGATCTCACCGTCGAGCACTACACCCGCGAGCGGATGGCCGCCGAGATGATCCGCTCCCATTACCCGTTGCAGGCACTGCTGTATTCGGTTGCGCTGCACCGTTATCTGCGATGGCGGTTGCCCGGTTACGACCCGGCCCGTCACCTCGGCGGCGCCCGCTACCTGTTCGTCCGCGGCATGGTCGGTCCCGAGACCCCGCCGGGCCACGGCGTTTTCGACTGGGATCCGCCCGCGTCGCTGATCGTCGCGTTGTCCGCGCTGCTGGCAGGGGACGTGCGGTGA